A window of Hevea brasiliensis isolate MT/VB/25A 57/8 chromosome 14, ASM3005281v1, whole genome shotgun sequence contains these coding sequences:
- the LOC110633511 gene encoding abscisic acid receptor PYL4 — protein sequence MPAAASLQLPRTTATTSALPCHKQSQTTVNTWRVPFIWDTSSSVPDYVYCYHSRTMGPNQCCSAIVKTINAPVSTVWSVVRRFDNPQAYKHFVKSCHLINGDGDVGTLREVHVVSGLPAESSTERLEILDDERHVLSFSMIGGDHRLNNYRSVTTLHSSPGGNGSNGTVVIESYVVDIPAGNTKEDTCVFVDTIVRCNLESLARIAENMAKNAQQQSSSSSSSSS from the coding sequence ATGCCTGCTGCAGCTTCCCTGCAACTCCCAAGAACCACCGCCACAACCTCCGCCCTCCCTTGCCACAAGCAGTCTCAAACCACCGTCAACACTTGGCGGGTTCCTTTCATTTGGGATACTTCTTCTTCCGTTCCTGACTACGTTTATTGCTACCATTCTCGTACCATGGGACCAAACCAGTGCTGCTCCGCCATCGTCAAGACTATCAATGCACCTGTCTCCACCGTCTGGTCGGTGGTCCGCCGTTTTGATAACCCTCAAGCTTATAAACACTTTGTCAAGAGCTGCCATCTCATCAACGGCGATGGGGATGTAGGCACTCTCCGGGAGGTTCATGTGGTGTCTGGACTTCCTGCTGAGTCAAGCACCGAGAGACTCGAGATTCTTGATGATGAACGCCATGTCTTGAGCTTTAGCATGATTGGCGGTGACCACCGGCTAAACAATTACCGGTCAGTCACCACCCTCCACTCTTCTCCAGGTGGAAATGGTTCAAATGGTACGGTTGTTATCGAATCATACGTAGTTGATATACCCGCAGGAAATACTAAGGAGGATACATGTGTTTTTGTTGATACAATTGTAAGGTGCAACTTGGAATCTTTGGCTCGGATTGCTGAGAACATGGCCAAGAATGCCCAACaacaatcatcatcatcatcatcatcatcttcttga